A genome region from Gossypium hirsutum isolate 1008001.06 chromosome A04, Gossypium_hirsutum_v2.1, whole genome shotgun sequence includes the following:
- the LOC107952510 gene encoding uncharacterized protein, whose product MIINIILSLQGIGTAHDPLGIKAISKLYGFVRKITVQTCSITVRSDIDRKPDCNGPGSTCYDPRFIDGDGIVFYFHGKSNEHFSLVSETNLQINGRFIGHRPAGRTRDFTWIQVLGILFNSHSFSLEAIKATTWNNEVDHLKFSYNGEDLIVPEGALSSWYSPEKDVKVERVTNKNSVIVTLKDSAEIMVNVVPVTKEDDKIHNYKVPSDDCFAHLEVQFRFFALSGVAMPVVSGEDKYRTTELLSANCLTCLYSPENSSNQQMTSMTEYLTLDCTRGASTGYGIVCKK is encoded by the exons ATGATCATCAATATTATCCTCAGCCTTCAAGGCATTGGGACTGCCCATGACCCTTTGGGTATTAAGGCTATCAGTAAGTTGTACGGTTTCGTGCGAAAGATCACGGTACAGACATGCAGTATAACTGTCAGATCAGATATTG ATCGTAAACCAGACTGTAATGGTCCCGGATCGACTTGTTACGATCCTCGTTTCATTGATGGTGATGGCATTGTGTTTTATTTCCATGGAAAGAGCAATGAGCATTTCAGCTTGGTGTCCGAGACCAATCTCCAAATCAACGGTCGCTTCATCGGTCATCGTCCCGCTGGTCGAACCAGGGACTTCACTTGGATTCAAGTGCTTGGGATCTTATTCAACTCTCATTCTTTCTCCCTTGAAGCCATCAAAGCTACAACATGGAACAATGAAGTGGACCATTTAAAGTTTAGTTACAATGGGGAGGATTTAATTGTCCCAGAAGGGGCTTTGTCCAGTTGGTATTCACCTGAAAAAGATGTGAAGGTCGAAAGAGTTACAAATAAGAACAGTGTGATTGTAACATTGAAAGATAGTGCAGAGATTATGGTGAATGTGGTTCCTGTGACAAAAGAAGATGATAAAATCCATAACTACAAAGTACCATCCGATGATTGCTTTGCTCACTTGGAAGTTCAGTTTAGGTTCTTTGCCCTTTCTGGTGTAGCAATGCCTGTTGTTAGTGGTGAAGATAAGTATAGGACCACTGAACTTCTTTCTGCAAATTGCTTAACTTGTTTATACTCGCCAGAAAATAGTTCGAACCAACAGATGACATCTATGACTGAATATCTAACTCTTGATTGCACCCGTGGGGCTTCAACTGGATATGGAATTGTTTGCAAGAAATAA